Proteins encoded together in one Vigna angularis cultivar LongXiaoDou No.4 chromosome 5, ASM1680809v1, whole genome shotgun sequence window:
- the LOC108320254 gene encoding probable glutathione S-transferase parC: MAEELILLDDWLSMYGMRARIALAEKEIKYEYREEDLGNKTQLLLQMNPIHKKIPVLIHSGKPICESIIIVEYIDELWKNKGSFLPSDPYERAQARFWADFVNKKIGDVGWRIWAGKREGIDEAKKEFVEALKELEKELGEKAYFGGDTFGFVDIALISFSTWFYTFEALGNFKVKTESPKIIAWAERCNQRESVSKSLAPEKDVYDFVLSYRQSNHLD; the protein is encoded by the exons ATGGCAGAGGAGTTGATTCTGTTGGATGACTGGCTGAGTATGTACGGCATGAGAGCAAGGATAGCACTTGCAGAGAAGGAGATAAAGTATGAATACAGAGAAGAGGATCTGGGAAACAAAACCCAACTGCTTCTGCAAATGAACCCAATTCACAAGAAGATTCCAGTTCTCATCCACAGTGGTAAACCCATATGTGAGTCCATCATTATTGTTGAGTATATTGATGAGCTTTGGAAGAACAAAGGCTCTTTCTTACCCTCAGATCCTTACGAGAGAGCTCAGGCCAGGTTCTGGGCTGATTTTGTCAACAAAAAG ATAGGTGATGTTGGGTGGAGGATATGGGCAGGAAAGAGAGAAGGGATTGACGAGGCAAAGAAAGAGTTTGTGGAGGCCTTAAAGGAACTGGAGAAGGAGCTTGGAGAGAAGGCTTACTTTGGGGGAGACACATTTGGATTTGTTGACATTGCTCTCATCTCTTTCTCCACCTGGTTTTACACTTTTGAGGCATTGGGGAATTTCAAAGTGAAGACAGAGTCTCCTAAGATCATTGCTTGGGCTGAGAGATGCAATCAGAGGGAAAGTGTTTCCAAATCTCTTGCTCCTGAGAAGGACGTCTATGACTTTGTTCTAAGCTACAGACAGAGCAATCACTTGGACTAA